In Chrysemys picta bellii isolate R12L10 chromosome 3, ASM1138683v2, whole genome shotgun sequence, a single genomic region encodes these proteins:
- the LOC135982593 gene encoding ribonuclease H-like, whose product MGQERHIWYTDGSSMVVHGKKRIRYAAIILEEEVLKGYLDHGSAQHAELHAIYPVLNQYETENCPKTVYIYADSNYCVNGVQYWMFDWQRNNWKAADGKKIAYIDEWKWIYAWVTSHPNQLKIKHVKAHGKGSAAETV is encoded by the coding sequence ATGGGTCAGGAGAGACATATTTGGTACACCGATGGCAGTTCCATGGTGGTGCACGGTAAAAAGAGAATCAGATATGCAGCCATCATTTTAGAAGAGGAGGTACTAAAGGGGTATTTGGATCATGGCTCAGCACAACATGCTGAACTCCATGCCATATACCCAGTCCTAAACCAGTATGaaacagagaactgccccaagacTGTATACATTTATGCTGACAGCAATTACTGTGTAAATGGGGTGCAATATTGGATGTTTGATTGGCAGAGGAACAATTGGAAAGCTGCAGatgggaaaaaaatagcataTATAGATGAATGGAAATGGATTTATGCCTGGGTTACCTCTCATCCCAACCAGCTTAAAATCAAACATGTCAAGGCACATGGAAAAGGCTCTGCAGCTGAAACAGTATGA